In Zingiber officinale cultivar Zhangliang chromosome 8B, Zo_v1.1, whole genome shotgun sequence, a single genomic region encodes these proteins:
- the LOC122013916 gene encoding aldehyde oxidase GLOX1-like: MNNPPICLLGIFFFLLSLSTNLAAPLLHVDDTINGLFGSVSVNIDASTVAPPPMANERRNPNFETTFLGNWKLLRGSSGVSAMHMAITKENKAILFDATNYVPTQMPLPAGNCRPIPNNSAAPEDCWAHAVEYDFVNDLLRPLKVLTNTWCSSGGFAADGTLVQAGGFRDGGVAVRYLETCPTCDWVEYPTALSAPRWYATQQILPDGSFIVVGGRRQFSYEFIPARGQSNPSNYKLRFLVATTDDVENNLYPFLHLSSDGNLFIFANNRSILFDPRSNAILREFPPLPGGSRNYPASAASALLPIRLRGSSAAVQAEVIICGGAAHNAASLAANRQIFLPAIATCSRLVITRPNAAWHTESMPTSRVMGDLLILPTADLLLLNGAKSGTSGWGWGEEPNLEPLIYRPAVKRTPQRSRFQPLTPSTISRMYHSTSAVLPDATVLVAGSNPNPSYNYTAKYPTEFRVERFEPPYLDPALAVHRPKISEGSTPASVSYQQGFSVQFELQGGESGVEAADVKVTMYAQPFTTHGYSMGQRLLLLWVAELTSAGEGRWQVSVTAPSSGAVAPPGYYMTFVVYRGVPSEGVWIQVGGAAGGN; encoded by the exons ATgaataatcctccaatttgtttGCTTggtattttcttctttcttctctccctctcaacTAATCTCGCCGCTCCCTTGTTGCACGTCGATGATACCATTAATGGCTTGTTTGGAAGCGTATCCGTGAATATTGATGCATCAACTGTAGCACCGCCACCGATGGCGAATGAAAGGAGAAATCCTAATTTCGAGACCACGTTCCTGGGCAATTGGAAGCTCCTACGTGGTAGCTCAGGGGTGTCGGCGATGCACATGGCGATCACCAAAGAGAACAAGGCCATCCTATTTGATGCCACAAACTACGTCCCCACCCAAATGCCCTTGCCGGCGGGGAATTGCCGTCCTATCCCTAACAACAGCGCTGCCCCGGAGGACTGCTGGGCTCACGCCGTCGAATACGACTTTGTGAACGATCTACTTCGTCCGCTCAAA GTTTTGACCAACACTTGGTGTTCGTCGGGAGGATTCGCGGCGGACGGGACGCTGGTGCAGGCTGGAGGCTTCCGCGACGGCGGCGTCGCCGTCCGGTACCTCGAAACCTGCCCTACTTGTGACTGGGTCGAGTACCCAACCGCTCTCTCCGCTCCCAGATG GTACGCGACCCAACAAATCCTACCCGACGGCAGCTTCATCGTGGTGGGCGGCCGCCGGCAATTCAGCTACGAGTTCATCCCCGCCCGCGGTCAGTCCAACCCTTCCAACTACAAACTCCGCTTCCTCGTCGCCACCACCGACGACGTCGAGAACAACCTCTATCCGTTTCTCCACCTCTCCTCCGACGGCAACCTCTTCATCTTCGCCAACAACCGCTCCATCCTCTTCGACCCCCGCTCCAACGCCATCCTCCGCGAGTTCCCTCCTCTCCCCGGCGGCTCCCGCAACTACCCCGCCTCGGCCGCTTCCGCCCTCCTCCCCATCCGCCTCCGTGGCTCCTCCGCCGCCGTCCAAGCAGAGGTCATCATCTGCGGCGGAGCCGCCCACAACGCCGCCTCCCTCGCAGCCAACCGCCAGATCTTCCTCCCTGCCATCGCCACCTGCAGCCGGCTGGTCATCACCAGGCCCAACGCCGCGTGGCACACGGAGAGCATGCCCACGTCGCGCGTCATGGGGGACCTCCTCATCCTCCCAACCGCCGACCTCCTCCTTCTCAACGGCGCCAAGAGCGGCACCTCCGGATGGGGCTGGGGCGAGGAGCCCAACCTCGAGCCGCTCATCTACCGTCCGGCAGTCAAGCGAACCCCTCAACGCAGCCGGTTCCAGCCACTGACGCCGTCGACGATCTCCAGGATGTACCATTCGACCAGCGCGGTGCTTCCGGACGCCACCGTGCTCGTCGCCGGAAGCAACCCGAACCCGTCCTACAACTACACGGCCAAGTACCCGACGGAGTTCCGGGTGGAACGGTTCGAGCCGCCGTACCTCGACCCTGCGCTGGCGGTCCACAGGCCGAAGATTTCGGAGGGATCTACTCCGGCGTCGGTGAGTTACCAGCAGGGATTCTCGGTACAGTTCGAGTTGCAGGGGGGTGAGTCGGGTGTGGAGGCGGCGGACGTGAAGGTGACGATGTACGCGCAGCCGTTCACGACGCATGGGTACTCGATGGGGCAAAGGCTGCTGTTGCTGTGGGTGGCGGAATTGACGTCGGCTGGAGAGGGGAGGTGGCAGGTGTCGGTCACGGCGCCTTCCTCGGGGGCCGTGGCGCCGCCGGGGTACTACATGACGTTCGTGGTGTATCGTGGGGTGCCCAGTGAAGGTGTGTGGATTCAAGTTGGTGGGGCCGCCGGTGGTAAttga